In one window of Henckelia pumila isolate YLH828 chromosome 1, ASM3356847v2, whole genome shotgun sequence DNA:
- the LOC140874560 gene encoding uncharacterized protein — MGRKEEGESDGEVMGDGEDPHKHLMEFHVVCSSMKPHGVTEEKIQLRAFPFSLKISAKDWMYYLPSGSITTWTKMKRIFLEKYFPASRAANIRKEIYVCKQKMGESLHEYWERFKKLCASCPQHQISENLLIQYCYEGLLSHDRNMLDAQFGTSRSHPAPRKSNEVNVSSLEQQLSELTFLVRHMAVGNGQIAKVCGICTQVGHATDMCPTLQEGYAEQVNAAGGFPGPPQQKYDSYSNTYNQGWRDHPNLRYGNPQANPPGPQAPQHNQSYRPPYPPPQRPQIPTPGESLENLVQNLATNTLAFQQDTRTSIQNLNTQMGQLTAAISKLEAQNSSRLPSQTVVNPKENMSAITLRSGKVLQIQDGLVKEPVKIEGDKEAKVEESEPIPKEAPRGKFPHFSEYKPVAPFPLTLKDSRKNEGIKELYETFRRCEMADRSTIVPRGLLEDVLVEVGDLVFPADLYVLDMKSNELNSPILYLKPRQNILLKREKVAHEKRETGQISWKFHHNSSDAIFSDHLLRPLSHRNFTAFTQHQNSYNTVAVHNSQALDSSLRNLTIHHGLDPNAVPAALPYPPPFPFQYAAPFLPPKAEEEDAADL; from the exons ATGGGGAGGAAGGAAGAAGGAGAGAGTGATGGTGAGGTGATGGGTGATG gtgaggatccgcaCAAGCATCTGATGGAATTCCACGTGGTGTGTTCAAGCATGAAACCGCATGGAGTTACAGAGGAGAAGATTCAGCtcagagcctttcctttctctttaaaAATTTCTGCTAAGGATTGGATGTACTACCTACCTTCTGGATCCATCACCACCTGGACTAAGATGAAGAGGATATTTTTAGAGAAGTACTTTCCAGCTTCTAGAGCAGCAAACATCCGGAAAGAAATTTATGTGTGCAAACAGAAGATGGGAGAGTCACTGCACGAGTATTGGGAGCGCTTCAAGAAACTTTGCGCCAGCTGtccgcagcaccagataagtgaaaatttaCTAATTCAATACTGTTATGAAGGGTTGTTGTCTCATGACAGGAATATGCTGGATGCG caatttggcaccagcAGAAGTCATCCTGCACCAAGGAAGAGtaacgaggtaaatgtttcttcccttgaacaacaattgaGCGAACTGACGTTTCTTGTGCGTcatatggctgtagggaatggacaaattGCTAAGGTATGTGGAATTTGTACTCAAGTgggacatgcaactgacatgtgtcccactctTCAAGAGGGATATGCGGAACAAGTCAATGCAGCTGGAGGATTTCCAGGACCACCTCAACAGAAGTATGATTCTTACTCCAACACGTACAATCAAGGTTGGAGGGATCATCCAAACCTCAGATACGGAAATCCACAAGCGAATCCACCTGGACCTCAAGCACCACAGCACAATCAATCTTATAGGCCGCCGTACCCTCCACCACAGCGCCCTCAGATTCCTACACCAGGTGAGTCTCTTGAAAACTTAGTTCAGAATCTTGCCACTAATACTTTGGCTTTTCAACAGGACACCCGGACGAGcatccaaaacttaaatacCCAAATGGGCCAGCTCACTGCAGCAATTAGCAAGTTGGAAGCACAAAATTCTAGCCGTTTACCTTCACAAACAGTGGTGAATCCGAAGGAGAACATGAGTGCTATTactttgaggagtggaaagGTGCTGCAGATTCAAGATGGATTGGTCAAAGAACCGGTAAAGATTGAAGGGGACAAAGAAGCTAAGGTGGAGGAGAGTGAGCCCATTCCTAAAGAAGCACCGAGAGGTAAGTTCCCTCATTTTTCTGAGTACAAACctgtagccccttttcccttaacTTTAAAGGACTCTAGGAAAAATGAGGGGATTAAGGAgctctatgaaacttttcgtagatgcgaG ATGGCTGATCGATCTACTATTGTTCCTAGAGGTTTGTTAGAAGATGTTTTAGTAGAAGTTGGTGATTTGGTTTTTCCTGCTGATTTATATGTTCTTGACATGAAAAGTAATGAAttgaatagtcctatttt GTACCTAAAGCCGCGACAAAATATCCTCCTGAAACGCGAAAAGGTTGCCCATGAGAAAAGAGAAACGGG GCAAATCTCTTGGAAGTTCCATCACAACTCTTCGGACGCCATCTTCTCCGATCATCTTCTCCGGCCTCTCTCACATCGGAACTTCACAGCCTTCACCCAACATCAGAATTCATACAATACAGTGGCGGTGCATAATTCGCAGGCTTTGGATTCTTCGTTGCGCAATCTGACAATCCACCATGGTCTTGATCCAAATGCTGTGCCAGCCGCTCTGCCGTATCCACCACCTTTCCCATTCCAATACGCCGCCCCTTTCCTTCCTCCGAAGGCTGAAGAGGAAGATGCCGCAGACCTGTGA